In Juglans microcarpa x Juglans regia isolate MS1-56 chromosome 8D, Jm3101_v1.0, whole genome shotgun sequence, the following are encoded in one genomic region:
- the LOC121242204 gene encoding uncharacterized protein LOC121242204, which translates to MAARRRVRTLEDLNEDYNGGGCTFEQFNRTHPPTFDGRGNANAAEDWIQDIEEIFGVLDCTDQQKVKFAAFKLSGEAKRWWNSEKVIREAEGIGVIVWTQFKQSFFDRFFPKADRDARAREFTNLVQGTMTVRQYAARFAELSRFAAYLIPDEEKKTRKFEEGLNYRIYERVMVLQIQNFSELVHKATLVEQNLKRGAELQEQRKRATPQGFPSSDQGQWKKRNEGSSSSQRQMQGNLTPNPCKFCNRIHRGECRKEVGSCFKCGKDGHFIRECPLLAENNRRPNPPQNFRPNSQGNNQRRTVPARVFALTPGEAEDKEDVITGIIL; encoded by the coding sequence ATGGCTGCTCGTCGTAGAGTTCGAACtcttgaagatttgaatgaAGACTACAATGGTGGGGGTTGCACGTTCGAACAATTTAATCGAACACATCCTcccacctttgatggaagaggtaATGCGAACGCTGCGGAAGATTGGATAcaagacattgaagaaatatttggtgTTTTGGATTGTACCGATCAGCAAAAAGTCAAGTTCGCAGCATTCAAACTATCTGGAGAAGCAAAGAGATGGTGGAATTCTGAGAAAGTTATCAGGGAAGCTGAAGGGATTGGGGTAATTGTTTGGACTCAATTCAAGCAGAGTTTCTTCGATCGATTTTTCCCTAAGGCAGATAGGGATGCAAGAGCTCGAGAGTTCACCAATTTGGTGCAAGGGACCATGACTGTGCGCCAATATGCTGCAAGGTTTGCAGAATTATCACGTTTTGCTGCATACTTGATTCCcgatgaggagaaaaagactAGGAAGTTTGAAGAAGGTTTGAACTACAGGATCTATGAGCGGGTGATGGTCTtacagattcagaatttttcagaatTAGTGCACAAAGCGACACTAGTTGAACAGAATCTTAAGAGGGGTGCTGAATTGcaagaacagaggaagagagctACTCCACAAGGGTTTCCTAGTTCGGATCAAGGgcaatggaaaaagagaaatgaggggAGCAGTTCGAGTCAGAGACAGATGCAGGGAAATCTTACACCTAACCCCTGTAAGTTCTGTAACCGCATACACCGTGGGGAGTGCAGGAAGGAAGTGGGATCATGTTTCAAATGCGGTAAAGATGGGCATTTCATTAGAGAATGTCCATTGCTTGCGGAGAACAACAGAAGGCCAAACCCACCCCAAAACTTTAGGCCGAATAGTCAAGGCAATAATCAGAGGAGGACGGTACCTGCTCGGGTGTTTGCTTTGACACCGGGAGAAGCTGAGGACAAGGAGGATGTCATCACAGGTATAATTCTCTAA